In one window of Rhodoglobus vestalii DNA:
- a CDS encoding ABC transporter permease, which yields MASVPSRFVRIWRRLPVVHQVRQSVGLQRGMLVAGLLLTGIFLLTALFAPLLAPYGFSQLRDDDGTFGAQVPPGGQHILGTTVGGYDVLSRVIWGSRTAVLVIVVAVALSIFAGVLLGLVSGYIGSWIDRVLVVISDAVYAFPTLLLAIVAAIAISGGRSSFWGGVFAAALSITVVYIPQYFRVIRAETVRIKSEAYVESAKVLGASTPRIMFRHVFRNATRTLPLIFTLNSSEAILTLAGLGFLGFGIEPSAAAEWGYDLNKSISDVTSGIWWTSVFPGSAIVLVVLGITLVGESLNDLADPRLRMRRRADQSVPVLETSALTTVDVDGDETPIDPLGARS from the coding sequence GGCGTCGCCTGCCCGTTGTTCATCAGGTCCGTCAATCGGTTGGCCTTCAGCGCGGGATGCTCGTTGCTGGTCTTCTTCTGACCGGAATCTTCCTGCTTACTGCCCTATTCGCCCCGCTGCTTGCGCCGTATGGTTTCTCGCAACTGCGCGATGACGATGGCACTTTTGGCGCTCAGGTGCCCCCTGGCGGCCAGCACATTCTCGGCACCACCGTTGGTGGCTACGACGTGCTCTCTCGGGTGATCTGGGGATCGCGCACCGCGGTGCTCGTGATCGTTGTTGCGGTTGCTTTGTCAATTTTTGCGGGCGTGCTTCTTGGTCTGGTTTCCGGGTACATCGGTAGCTGGATTGATCGCGTTCTGGTTGTCATCTCGGATGCCGTTTACGCGTTCCCTACTCTGCTGCTGGCGATTGTTGCAGCAATTGCGATTAGCGGTGGTCGTTCGAGTTTTTGGGGCGGAGTTTTTGCGGCGGCCCTCTCGATCACGGTTGTCTACATTCCGCAGTACTTCCGTGTGATCCGTGCAGAAACGGTGCGTATCAAGTCGGAAGCGTATGTAGAGTCGGCGAAGGTGCTTGGCGCAAGCACGCCACGAATCATGTTCCGTCACGTATTCCGCAATGCCACTCGCACCCTGCCGTTGATTTTCACCCTGAACAGCTCAGAAGCAATTTTGACGCTGGCTGGTCTGGGGTTCCTCGGCTTCGGTATCGAACCGTCCGCTGCGGCGGAGTGGGGCTATGACCTGAATAAGTCAATTTCGGATGTCACGAGCGGCATCTGGTGGACGTCAGTGTTTCCCGGCTCGGCAATTGTGCTTGTTGTGCTGGGAATCACTCTTGTCGGCGAGAGCCTTAACGACCTCGCTGATCCGCGACTGCGCATGCGTCGTCGCGCTGACCAATCGGTTCCGGTTCTTGAGACGTCTGCTCTCACCACGGTTGACGTTGATGGCGATGAGACACCGATCGATCCTCTGGGGGCCCGCTCATGA